One region of Endozoicomonas sp. Mp262 genomic DNA includes:
- a CDS encoding DUF2326 domain-containing protein: MKLDSLEIKINSEVKRLVKFETGLNLITNKPNSGRTGNSVGKSTLSRVIDFLMLGSIDNIYIDEEFQKPNLEIEALFKNNFVTASLNFFDFSNKINQISRNLCIGGESESKFWVNGEIVEEKGYESFIQDKIFNISTRRPSVRAVAPKFIRNDSHRMLSTTKFLDKRQGPKDYSELFLYLFGFNNTSLLTEKRDATNLVNRRKRNSTSINALVKEQKPKSEIKKHKAIAKELESNLLTFEYSSEYSNPIERLSELQVKEDRYTEELLSIQRKVDNINHTVELLSKDKDGYLINELKAIYSFSGVAIDGALRELEEVILFHRNLVKKKRHFLTIDLPKLNEESEGLQAELSSIRKDKLQVFSDMRSKESLDNVTKNLKRLGELKVELGKLEGLMEQQSKAKLDQTEAEAQLKKILEAISKEINNVYEFEKKFNTHLGSLTKSLHDEEYSIDLEFNKDSGICSIELNNSATNPEGGKKKAEVIAFDFAYIYAINELKLNRPNFIFHDSIEDIDKKQIEDIFKEAKKLPGQQILSMLSDKITEETYKKISKNVILSLDEDEKFFCV, encoded by the coding sequence ATGAAGCTTGACAGCCTTGAAATAAAGATAAATAGCGAAGTAAAAAGATTGGTTAAATTCGAGACAGGCCTTAACCTCATCACAAACAAGCCAAATTCTGGTCGTACAGGAAACAGCGTCGGAAAATCAACATTATCAAGAGTGATTGATTTTCTAATGCTAGGAAGCATAGACAATATTTACATCGATGAAGAGTTTCAAAAGCCAAATCTTGAGATAGAAGCGCTTTTCAAGAACAACTTTGTAACTGCTTCCCTCAACTTTTTTGACTTCTCAAACAAAATAAATCAAATTTCTCGAAATCTATGTATTGGAGGGGAATCTGAATCTAAATTCTGGGTAAATGGTGAAATTGTTGAAGAAAAGGGATATGAGTCATTTATTCAGGATAAAATCTTTAATATATCTACTAGAAGGCCTTCTGTTCGAGCTGTAGCGCCTAAATTCATTAGAAATGACAGTCATAGAATGTTAAGTACGACCAAGTTTCTTGATAAACGACAAGGCCCAAAAGATTACAGCGAACTTTTTTTATACCTTTTCGGTTTCAATAATACGTCTCTACTTACAGAGAAAAGAGATGCAACGAATCTGGTTAATAGACGAAAAAGGAATTCCACTTCAATCAATGCTCTAGTGAAAGAGCAAAAGCCAAAAAGTGAGATCAAAAAACATAAGGCAATTGCTAAAGAGCTAGAGAGCAACCTTTTAACATTCGAATACTCGTCAGAATATTCGAATCCAATAGAAAGGCTTTCAGAACTACAAGTAAAAGAAGACCGATATACCGAAGAGCTTCTATCAATACAGCGAAAAGTAGACAATATTAATCATACTGTCGAGCTATTATCCAAAGACAAAGATGGCTATTTAATCAACGAGCTTAAAGCTATATATAGTTTCTCTGGTGTAGCAATTGATGGAGCCTTAAGAGAACTTGAAGAAGTTATTTTGTTCCATAGAAATCTCGTTAAAAAAAAGAGGCACTTTCTTACGATTGACCTGCCTAAATTGAATGAGGAATCTGAGGGTCTTCAAGCAGAGCTCAGTTCAATACGGAAAGATAAGTTACAAGTTTTTTCTGATATGAGGTCTAAGGAAAGCTTAGACAATGTGACTAAAAACCTGAAACGTCTTGGTGAGCTTAAAGTTGAGCTTGGAAAGTTAGAAGGTCTAATGGAGCAGCAGTCCAAGGCAAAATTAGATCAAACTGAAGCTGAAGCTCAATTGAAAAAAATCCTTGAGGCTATTTCCAAAGAGATTAACAATGTTTATGAGTTTGAGAAGAAATTCAATACACATTTAGGATCTCTTACCAAAAGTCTTCACGATGAAGAATACAGCATAGACTTAGAATTCAATAAGGATAGTGGTATTTGTTCTATAGAGCTCAATAATTCAGCAACTAATCCTGAGGGTGGGAAGAAGAAAGCTGAAGTCATTGCTTTTGATTTTGCATATATATATGCCATTAATGAGTTAAAGCTGAATCGACCAAATTTTATATTTCATGACAGTATTGAGGATATTGACAAAAAACAGATTGAAGATATTTTCAAAGAAGCAAAGAAGCTCCCGGGTCAACAGATTCTGTCAATGCTATCAGATAAAATAACAGAA
- a CDS encoding IS4 family transposase: MSCFQSVFCKSFTSSSLLFVQHTHSLEKQLKASFNWHQSRINLMALAIFGLIQVGTVSLSRIAQTMGHHTEIDSRRKRLKRFLMWKGFELDCVARMVVDWMVPEGNWIVCLDRSNWQFGKFKINIMMVAIAYKGTAIPIVWTLLPKKGMSSMEERITLLKRFINLLGTERIQYLTADREFRGEKWLKWLIAQKIPFRIRIPNDTRTMNRHRTEKLKAYRFFSLKVGESMHLNHARELWGVRVFLSCYRSEQERVIIISNEAGQEALGDYMRRWEIETLFQALKGRGFDLESTHLSDRERIERLLGIVTLAYCWAYCTGEWRAEIKPIKRLKHGRLANSIFRYGLEWLASLLFDRTSSSTELMFHIEMFGQPVRPATHCDSKS, from the coding sequence ATGAGCTGCTTTCAATCAGTATTCTGCAAGTCCTTTACCTCAAGCAGTTTACTTTTTGTGCAGCATACTCATTCTCTGGAAAAACAGCTTAAAGCTTCTTTTAACTGGCATCAATCCCGTATTAACCTTATGGCTCTCGCCATCTTTGGCCTTATACAGGTTGGCACGGTCAGTTTGTCCCGTATAGCTCAAACGATGGGGCACCACACTGAAATAGACTCCAGACGTAAGCGCCTCAAACGTTTCCTGATGTGGAAAGGCTTCGAGCTGGATTGTGTGGCACGAATGGTTGTTGACTGGATGGTGCCTGAAGGCAACTGGATTGTGTGCCTGGATCGCTCCAACTGGCAGTTTGGAAAGTTCAAAATCAATATCATGATGGTGGCAATTGCTTATAAAGGCACTGCCATTCCTATTGTCTGGACGCTCCTTCCCAAAAAGGGCATGTCCAGCATGGAGGAACGAATCACGCTGCTGAAGCGTTTTATCAACTTACTGGGTACAGAGCGTATACAGTATTTAACCGCAGACCGTGAGTTTCGGGGTGAAAAATGGTTAAAGTGGCTGATAGCGCAGAAAATTCCTTTCCGTATCCGCATTCCAAACGACACCCGCACAATGAACCGCCATCGAACGGAAAAATTGAAAGCGTATCGATTTTTCAGTCTGAAAGTGGGAGAAAGCATGCATCTGAATCATGCACGGGAACTCTGGGGTGTTCGTGTATTTCTTTCCTGTTATCGCTCAGAGCAGGAACGCGTCATCATTATCAGCAATGAAGCAGGTCAGGAGGCGCTGGGTGACTACATGAGGCGATGGGAAATTGAGACACTATTCCAAGCTTTAAAGGGTAGAGGTTTCGATCTGGAGAGTACACACCTGTCAGACAGAGAGCGTATTGAGCGCCTGCTGGGAATTGTAACCCTTGCCTATTGTTGGGCTTACTGCACAGGAGAATGGCGTGCTGAAATTAAGCCCATCAAAAGGCTAAAACATGGACGCCTTGCCAATAGTATTTTTCGATATGGACTGGAGTGGCTGGCAAGCCTTCTGTTTGACCGTACTTCATCCAGTACAGAATTAATGTTTCATATTGAGATGTTTGGCCAGCCTGTAAGGCCAGCCACTCATTGCGACAGTAAGAGTTAG